From Lawsonia intracellularis PHE/MN1-00, the proteins below share one genomic window:
- the flgK gene encoding flagellar hook-associated protein FlgK has product MSINTLFGIGKSAIAGNQTALNVTGNNIANVNTQGYSRQSVRFEDRYGLNQTPGMLGQGVHTAEIYRNFNRFVEDAYLNRFSQNTRWDEQSAIMNSIESIFNESNRTGISSLLGEFFKGWQNLSLRPEDAATREAVLSTAKNLTQLINDAKSSLQKTQQEMDLYIQQSVNKVNELVDAIKNINKQISATYIPGQQNPNQLLDQRDQLVRELANLVDIEVKDKGGGNFDIQLKSGQPLLEGQIGYTLSVGGQRVENYLKQDSKYTGTITSSGSDSHEYSFEIINPPSGGAPGSMRVSLDGGKTWLRNEDGSELNVPIPTTPGETIKVKNLEISFDQDPSQLVSGDRFDVIPKTGLYWNSPTRPPINITPQTLNDGTENTGRLTGGKLTAYFSTRDYNAGRYIDKLDALANSIVWEVNRIHSQGAGEQKMTYSLGSSQVNRTDVPLGTSQSGLAYGNRLTTGNLSFQIYDENGKPLPVGTPPNGIPESLDLDPGTPGVQNFDPSIHSLEDLVNAINHPNNYGEFMKASIVNGSLQLTSRPGTSFAAKTDTTGLLAALGINTFFQGSDATDMAIKPDVIQNTNFINAGKVNANGEVSTGDNSIAKELADLATKEVTISTGWETTHQTLGAYYGALVGLVGSDTRTAKFNADYNKTLSNELEQQALSITGVNLDEEMTQLIKFQHSYTAAAKLITTADQMLQTLLSLKQ; this is encoded by the coding sequence ATGTCGATCAATACACTTTTCGGTATTGGGAAAAGTGCAATAGCTGGAAACCAGACAGCTCTAAACGTTACTGGTAATAATATAGCAAATGTTAATACACAAGGATATTCCCGCCAAAGTGTACGCTTCGAAGATAGGTATGGACTTAATCAAACTCCAGGAATGCTTGGGCAGGGTGTCCATACAGCTGAAATATACCGCAATTTTAATAGATTTGTAGAAGATGCTTACCTTAATCGTTTTTCCCAAAATACTCGATGGGACGAACAAAGTGCTATTATGAACTCTATAGAAAGCATTTTTAACGAATCAAACCGTACAGGAATTAGTTCACTACTAGGAGAATTTTTTAAAGGATGGCAAAATCTTTCCTTACGTCCAGAAGATGCAGCTACTCGTGAAGCAGTGCTCTCTACAGCTAAAAATCTCACACAACTTATTAACGATGCAAAATCAAGTCTACAAAAAACCCAACAAGAAATGGATCTCTACATCCAACAAAGTGTTAATAAAGTTAATGAGTTAGTAGATGCTATTAAAAACATTAATAAACAAATCTCAGCAACTTATATTCCTGGTCAACAAAACCCTAATCAATTACTTGATCAACGAGATCAACTTGTTCGAGAATTAGCAAACCTGGTAGATATAGAAGTAAAGGATAAAGGTGGAGGAAATTTTGATATACAATTAAAATCTGGACAACCTCTCCTGGAAGGACAAATAGGTTATACACTTAGCGTTGGGGGACAACGAGTTGAAAACTATTTAAAACAAGATTCAAAATATACAGGCACTATAACCTCTAGTGGTTCAGACTCCCATGAATATTCATTTGAAATTATTAATCCTCCTTCTGGTGGAGCACCTGGGAGTATGCGTGTATCACTTGATGGAGGAAAAACTTGGCTTCGTAACGAAGATGGATCTGAACTTAACGTACCTATTCCTACTACGCCTGGTGAAACTATCAAAGTAAAAAATCTTGAAATATCTTTTGATCAAGATCCTTCGCAATTAGTTTCAGGAGACAGGTTTGATGTTATTCCAAAAACAGGTTTATACTGGAATTCACCCACAAGACCTCCGATCAATATTACTCCCCAAACACTAAATGATGGTACAGAAAATACAGGGCGTCTCACTGGAGGAAAACTTACTGCATATTTTAGTACTCGTGATTATAATGCAGGAAGATATATTGATAAACTTGATGCATTAGCAAACTCTATTGTATGGGAAGTAAACCGAATCCACAGTCAAGGTGCTGGAGAACAAAAAATGACTTACTCTTTAGGGAGTAGTCAAGTAAATCGTACAGATGTACCACTGGGAACATCTCAATCTGGTCTTGCCTATGGAAACCGTCTTACAACTGGGAACTTATCATTCCAAATCTATGATGAAAATGGAAAACCTTTACCTGTAGGCACACCTCCAAATGGAATCCCAGAATCTTTAGATCTTGATCCAGGTACGCCTGGAGTTCAAAACTTTGATCCTTCAATTCATAGTCTTGAAGATCTAGTTAATGCCATTAACCACCCTAATAACTATGGTGAATTTATGAAAGCTTCTATTGTTAATGGAAGTCTCCAACTTACCAGTCGTCCTGGAACATCATTTGCAGCAAAAACAGATACAACAGGTTTACTTGCAGCCCTTGGAATCAATACTTTTTTCCAAGGTTCAGATGCTACAGATATGGCTATAAAACCTGATGTTATTCAAAATACAAATTTTATTAATGCTGGAAAGGTTAATGCTAATGGTGAAGTTTCTACAGGTGATAATAGTATAGCTAAAGAACTTGCTGACCTTGCTACAAAAGAAGTAACAATTTCTACTGGATGGGAAACTACACACCAAACATTAGGTGCTTATTATGGTGCACTAGTTGGTCTTGTAGGATCTGATACTCGTACAGCAAAATTTAATGCTGATTATAATAAAACACTTTCAAACGAACTAGAACAACAAGCTTTATCTATTACAGGCGTTAACCTAGATGAAGAAATGACTCAGCTTATTAAATTTCAACATTCATATACTGCAGCAGCAAAACTCATTACAACAGCAGATCAAATGCTGCAAACTTTACTTTCTTTAAAACAGTAG
- the fliW gene encoding flagellar assembly protein FliW: MAAAQLTNKEEIIIDTRLGQQTIEPEKIINFPQGLIGFENKQKFILLQIQPASPFIILQSIDNPKLGLLVADPYSFIKHYTVQLNDTEKTILQSEVHNLAILVTMTIPKGKPDLARLNLTGPILINYDTKIGLQVPQTNLETTSHVYLYHPGEEPILNK; the protein is encoded by the coding sequence ATTGCAGCTGCTCAATTAACAAACAAAGAAGAAATAATAATAGACACTAGATTAGGACAACAAACTATTGAACCTGAAAAAATTATTAATTTCCCTCAAGGATTAATAGGTTTTGAAAATAAACAAAAATTTATACTATTACAAATTCAACCAGCATCACCATTTATTATCTTACAAAGTATTGATAACCCTAAGCTTGGTTTACTTGTAGCAGATCCATATAGTTTTATAAAACACTACACTGTTCAACTTAATGATACAGAAAAAACTATTCTACAATCAGAAGTACACAACTTAGCTATATTAGTTACAATGACTATTCCTAAAGGGAAACCAGATCTTGCAAGACTCAATCTTACAGGGCCAATCCTCATAAACTATGATACCAAAATAGGCCTTCAAGTCCCACAAACTAATTTAGAAACAACAAGTCATGTTTATCTATATCACCCTGGGGAAGAACCAATCCTCAACAAATAG
- a CDS encoding bifunctional ADP-dependent NAD(P)H-hydrate dehydratase/NAD(P)H-hydrate epimerase, with amino-acid sequence MFLPLPTPHEMSLWDKESINIGVPETVLMENSSREALHVLKKTFGSIENKYILILMGSGKNGGDAVCLARHLHDAKANVLVLHTRSFIHYKGTTRQYLKLAKHCGILFSLAESWITKYNKTPWGEPDIIIDGLIGTGLSSNLQQLELELVNTVNKLSKKSFILALDIPSGLSGLTGKPQPTAITADITVTFEAAKPGLILPEASNYVGVLHICSIGIPLCVRKKNPPSYQMINQKSKLPLPKPQPMWYKGNAGHLLIIGGSSNSEGILTGAPCLTALAALRTGAGLVTIAAPYKLCNEIKANYPDIMMLPLGTPETYEWGPDLIEQILSKLHKYNCIVIGPGIGRTIGTTQFIAKLLSTPSRIPKVIDADAIIALADETTILKNLNHTDILTPHPGEAATLLKTNTTLIQKNRFDAIHQLTSLSSSTWILKGAGTMIASPQSPTTIFPQAIPNLAIGGSGDVLSGCIGTLLIHYHEQPHIAACLATQLHLEAGAILSKQFLYRGNTALDIANAIPNAYINLMKTYS; translated from the coding sequence ATGTTTCTACCATTACCAACTCCACATGAAATGTCTTTATGGGATAAAGAATCAATCAATATAGGTGTTCCAGAAACTGTTTTAATGGAAAATTCAAGTAGAGAAGCATTACATGTTCTAAAAAAAACCTTTGGTAGTATAGAAAATAAGTATATTCTTATACTAATGGGATCTGGAAAGAATGGTGGTGATGCAGTATGTCTTGCACGCCATTTACATGATGCAAAAGCAAATGTACTTGTACTACATACTCGCTCATTCATTCACTACAAAGGAACTACAAGACAATACCTTAAACTAGCAAAACACTGTGGAATACTGTTTTCTTTAGCAGAAAGCTGGATTACAAAATATAATAAAACCCCTTGGGGGGAACCTGATATTATCATAGACGGACTAATAGGAACAGGACTCTCAAGCAACTTACAACAATTAGAACTAGAATTAGTTAATACAGTTAATAAACTTTCAAAAAAAAGCTTTATATTAGCACTAGATATCCCTTCTGGGCTATCAGGACTTACAGGTAAGCCACAACCTACTGCTATCACAGCAGATATAACTGTTACCTTTGAAGCTGCAAAACCAGGTCTTATCTTACCAGAAGCGTCAAACTATGTAGGCGTGTTACATATTTGTTCTATTGGAATCCCATTATGTGTACGTAAAAAAAATCCACCTTCTTATCAAATGATTAATCAAAAATCTAAGCTTCCCCTACCTAAACCTCAACCTATGTGGTATAAAGGAAATGCTGGTCACTTACTTATTATTGGTGGATCTTCTAACTCAGAGGGGATACTCACTGGTGCACCATGTCTTACAGCATTAGCTGCACTAAGAACAGGTGCTGGCCTTGTTACAATAGCTGCTCCTTACAAGCTATGCAATGAAATTAAAGCAAATTATCCAGATATAATGATGCTTCCACTTGGGACACCAGAAACCTATGAGTGGGGGCCTGATCTTATAGAACAAATACTATCTAAGCTACATAAATATAATTGTATTGTTATTGGACCAGGAATAGGAAGAACTATAGGTACAACCCAATTCATAGCAAAATTGCTTAGTACTCCTAGTCGTATACCTAAAGTGATAGATGCAGATGCCATTATTGCATTAGCTGATGAGACTACTATATTAAAAAATCTTAACCATACAGATATTCTTACTCCACACCCTGGAGAAGCTGCTACTTTATTAAAAACAAATACAACATTAATCCAAAAAAATAGGTTTGATGCTATCCACCAACTTACTTCCCTTTCTTCATCTACATGGATACTTAAAGGTGCAGGAACTATGATAGCCTCTCCTCAAAGTCCTACAACTATTTTCCCTCAGGCTATTCCAAATCTTGCTATTGGAGGCTCTGGGGATGTTCTTTCAGGCTGTATAGGGACTCTCCTTATTCATTATCATGAACAACCTCATATTGCTGCTTGTTTAGCCACACAACTTCATCTTGAAGCAGGAGCAATTCTTTCAAAACAGTTTCTTTATAGAGGGAATACTGCATTAGATATTGCTAATGCTATACCTAATGCATATATAAACCTTATGAAAACATATTCATAA
- the flgL gene encoding flagellar hook-associated protein FlgL — protein sequence MRVTHQSMYSGMISQMNKSLSDYMETNIQGGTMKRINRPSDDPAGTARILSYRGSIGGIEQFKTNTDTAMGWLSLADETLNQVSTVVTKIKELAEQAATDTYTPDQREAIGFQLRQLMGTLINLSNNQFEGKHIFSGQDYNKSSFLEGLTVTSGDPNVNPNPPMQVTGTLEKTGLIRFEKDETIPPAADLNYQWSTDGGKTWQTATIPAGGREITIGGAVVTVPAPATTNVTAFDPDKPLGDTNGSLLYVRPTAIYQGSDNNSKPIVDRYGTVPMPPLNTNTVGTFSDNVVVKFPNGVDLSTPGSFDFSYSTDGGKTWTAGNSEVIVSPGPPSTSTARLILPGGYMDIGSADTTSPNNTIPPDGQLILRPQRTDLSFEIMEGQNITVTNVGKDIFGGIYSTNGSSNLEPMFGQNDGRNLFETVGNLIAYTETNNQEGIANALKDLELAQKNILTQAARIGGKENRLEITKEALDTNKYDQTQRLSGVEDADLTELVSRLAQQQMAYSTILKSSSMIMQLNLTKYI from the coding sequence ATGAGGGTTACCCACCAATCAATGTATTCTGGCATGATCAGTCAGATGAACAAAAGTTTATCTGACTATATGGAGACTAATATACAAGGCGGTACAATGAAAAGAATAAACCGTCCTTCTGATGATCCTGCAGGTACAGCTAGAATCCTCTCTTATCGTGGAAGTATTGGTGGAATAGAACAATTTAAAACAAATACTGATACAGCTATGGGATGGTTATCTCTTGCAGATGAAACACTTAATCAAGTTTCAACAGTTGTTACTAAAATTAAAGAACTTGCCGAACAAGCTGCTACAGATACATATACCCCTGACCAACGTGAAGCTATTGGTTTCCAACTCCGCCAACTTATGGGAACTCTTATAAACCTTTCAAATAATCAATTTGAAGGCAAACATATTTTTTCTGGGCAAGATTATAATAAATCATCCTTTCTAGAAGGACTCACAGTCACAAGCGGAGATCCCAATGTTAACCCTAATCCACCAATGCAGGTTACTGGAACACTTGAAAAAACTGGACTTATTCGCTTTGAAAAAGATGAAACAATCCCTCCAGCAGCAGATCTAAATTATCAGTGGTCAACTGATGGTGGTAAAACTTGGCAAACTGCAACCATCCCTGCTGGGGGACGAGAAATAACTATAGGTGGTGCAGTCGTAACTGTTCCTGCTCCAGCTACAACAAATGTAACAGCATTTGACCCAGATAAACCTCTTGGAGATACTAATGGTTCCTTACTATATGTACGTCCTACAGCTATATACCAAGGGAGTGATAATAACTCAAAACCTATTGTAGACAGATATGGCACTGTACCAATGCCTCCACTTAATACCAATACAGTAGGGACTTTTTCTGATAATGTCGTTGTAAAATTCCCTAATGGTGTTGATTTATCAACTCCTGGATCATTTGATTTCTCTTATAGTACAGATGGAGGCAAAACATGGACAGCAGGAAACTCTGAAGTCATTGTTTCTCCTGGACCACCATCAACTAGTACTGCAAGACTCATTCTGCCTGGTGGCTATATGGATATAGGTTCTGCTGATACTACAAGTCCAAATAATACTATTCCTCCTGATGGACAACTTATCCTTCGCCCCCAACGAACAGATCTTAGTTTTGAAATCATGGAAGGACAAAATATTACTGTCACAAATGTAGGAAAAGATATTTTTGGTGGAATATATTCTACAAATGGCTCATCTAATTTGGAACCTATGTTTGGACAAAATGATGGACGTAATTTATTTGAAACAGTTGGAAATCTTATTGCGTACACTGAAACAAATAATCAAGAAGGCATTGCAAACGCCCTTAAAGATCTTGAATTAGCACAAAAAAATATCCTAACTCAAGCTGCACGTATTGGAGGTAAAGAAAACCGTCTTGAAATCACAAAAGAAGCTCTTGATACAAATAAATATGATCAAACACAACGCTTAAGTGGTGTTGAAGATGCAGACCTTACAGAACTAGTAAGCCGCTTAGCACAACAACAAATGGCTTATTCTACTATATTAAAATCTTCTTCTATGATTATGCAGTTAAATTTAACAAAATACATTTAA